A region from the Inhella inkyongensis genome encodes:
- the leuS gene encoding leucine--tRNA ligase: MKAPTDFSPREIEARAHAHWSAIDAYRVREDQSKPKYYACSMLPYPSGKLHMGHVRNYTINDMLARQLRMQGYNVLMPMGWDAFGLPAENAALKGKVPPAQWTYSNIAVMKGQMQAMGLAIDWSREVATCDPSYYKWNQWLFLKMLEAGIAERRTQIVNWDPVDQTVLANEQVIDGKGWRSGAPVEKREIPGYYLNIVKYADELLSAVADPADPNYLSGWPERVRLMQENWIGKSVGVRFAFPHSIQGADGQLIQDGKLFVFTTRADTIMGVTFCAVAPEHPLAAHAAAGNPKLAAFIEECKAGGTTEAELATQEKKGEPTGLFVTHPLTGAQVEVWIGNYVLMSYGDGAVMGVPAHDERDFAFANKYGLPIKQVIDVAGQAYDDKTWQEWYADKQSGRCIESGVLNGLGFAEAVSKVAELVGAQGLGEKKTTFRLRDWGISRQRYWGTPIPIIHCADCGPVPVPEKDLPVVLPEDCIPDGSGNPLKTRADFLHVDCPKCGKPAQRETDTMDTFVDSSWYFMRYCDPKNSEQMVAGGTDYWMPMDQYIGGIEHAILHLLYARFWTKVMRDLKLVKVSEPFKKLLTQGMVLNHIYSRKGEKGGIEYFWPHEVENVQGEDGRVIGAKLKSDGSMVEYNGIGTMSKSKNNGVDPQALIDQYGADTARLFVMFASPPEQTLEWNDAGVEGAHRFLKRVWNFGQKQAEVLQAAGADFSALSKDAKALRREVHLVLKQISHDYERLQYNTVVSGAMKLLNALEGFKPSAPADAAALREGASVLLRALYPACPHLTHVMWEELGFAAELGDLLDAPWPKVDEAALVQDEIELMLQIGGKLRGSIKVPAGADKAAIEAAALATEEYAKFSNGAAPKKVVIVPGRLVNLVL; encoded by the coding sequence ATGAAAGCCCCCACCGACTTCAGCCCGCGCGAGATCGAAGCCCGCGCCCACGCCCATTGGTCCGCCATCGACGCCTACCGCGTTCGCGAAGACCAGAGCAAGCCCAAGTACTACGCCTGCTCGATGCTGCCCTACCCCTCGGGCAAGCTGCACATGGGCCATGTGCGCAACTACACCATCAACGACATGTTGGCGCGCCAGCTGCGCATGCAGGGTTACAACGTCCTGATGCCCATGGGCTGGGACGCCTTCGGCCTGCCGGCTGAGAACGCCGCCCTCAAGGGCAAGGTGCCGCCCGCGCAGTGGACCTATTCCAACATCGCAGTGATGAAGGGCCAGATGCAGGCCATGGGTCTGGCCATTGACTGGAGCCGTGAGGTCGCCACTTGTGATCCCAGCTACTACAAGTGGAACCAGTGGCTGTTCCTGAAGATGCTGGAGGCCGGCATTGCCGAGCGCCGCACGCAGATCGTCAACTGGGACCCGGTGGACCAGACCGTGCTGGCCAATGAGCAGGTCATCGACGGCAAGGGCTGGCGCAGTGGCGCCCCGGTGGAGAAGCGCGAGATCCCCGGCTACTACCTGAACATCGTCAAGTACGCCGATGAGCTCCTGAGCGCGGTGGCTGACCCGGCCGATCCCAACTACCTGAGCGGCTGGCCCGAGCGGGTGCGCCTGATGCAGGAGAACTGGATCGGCAAGAGCGTGGGCGTGCGCTTCGCGTTCCCGCACTCGATCCAGGGTGCCGACGGCCAGCTGATCCAGGACGGCAAGCTCTTCGTGTTCACCACGCGCGCCGACACCATCATGGGTGTCACCTTCTGCGCCGTGGCCCCCGAGCACCCGCTGGCCGCGCACGCTGCAGCCGGCAATCCCAAGCTCGCGGCCTTCATCGAGGAGTGCAAGGCCGGCGGCACCACCGAGGCCGAGCTGGCCACGCAGGAAAAGAAGGGCGAGCCCACCGGGCTCTTCGTCACCCACCCGCTGACAGGTGCGCAAGTCGAAGTCTGGATCGGCAACTACGTGCTGATGAGCTACGGCGACGGCGCCGTGATGGGCGTGCCCGCGCACGACGAGCGCGACTTTGCCTTTGCCAACAAGTACGGCCTGCCCATCAAGCAGGTCATTGACGTGGCCGGCCAGGCCTATGACGACAAGACCTGGCAGGAGTGGTACGCCGACAAGCAAAGCGGCCGCTGCATCGAATCGGGCGTTCTCAATGGCCTGGGCTTTGCCGAAGCGGTGAGCAAGGTGGCCGAGTTGGTGGGCGCTCAAGGCCTGGGCGAGAAGAAGACTACCTTCCGCCTGCGCGACTGGGGCATCAGCCGCCAGCGCTACTGGGGCACCCCCATCCCCATCATCCACTGCGCCGATTGCGGCCCGGTGCCGGTGCCCGAGAAGGACCTGCCGGTGGTCCTGCCCGAGGACTGCATCCCCGATGGCAGCGGCAACCCGCTGAAGACCCGCGCCGACTTCCTGCACGTGGACTGCCCGAAGTGCGGCAAGCCCGCGCAGCGCGAGACCGACACCATGGACACCTTCGTGGATTCGTCCTGGTACTTCATGCGCTATTGCGACCCGAAGAACAGCGAGCAGATGGTGGCCGGTGGCACCGATTACTGGATGCCGATGGATCAGTACATCGGAGGCATCGAGCACGCCATCCTGCACCTGCTGTACGCGCGCTTCTGGACCAAGGTGATGCGCGACTTGAAGCTCGTGAAGGTCAGCGAGCCTTTCAAGAAGTTGCTGACCCAGGGCATGGTGCTCAACCACATCTACAGCCGCAAGGGCGAAAAGGGTGGCATCGAGTACTTCTGGCCGCATGAGGTCGAGAACGTTCAGGGCGAGGACGGCCGGGTCATTGGCGCCAAGCTCAAGAGCGACGGCTCGATGGTCGAGTACAACGGCATCGGCACCATGTCCAAGTCCAAGAACAACGGCGTGGACCCGCAGGCATTGATCGATCAGTACGGCGCCGACACGGCCCGCCTGTTCGTGATGTTCGCCAGCCCGCCCGAGCAGACCCTGGAGTGGAACGACGCCGGCGTCGAGGGCGCACACCGCTTCCTGAAGCGTGTCTGGAATTTCGGCCAGAAGCAGGCCGAGGTTTTGCAGGCCGCCGGGGCGGATTTCAGCGCCCTCTCCAAGGACGCCAAGGCCCTGCGCCGCGAAGTGCACCTGGTGCTCAAGCAGATCAGCCACGACTACGAGCGCCTGCAATACAACACCGTAGTCAGCGGTGCAATGAAGCTCTTGAACGCACTGGAAGGCTTCAAGCCCAGCGCGCCGGCCGACGCCGCTGCGCTGCGCGAGGGCGCCTCGGTGCTGCTGCGCGCGCTCTATCCGGCCTGCCCGCACCTGACCCATGTGATGTGGGAGGAGCTGGGCTTTGCGGCCGAACTGGGCGATCTGCTCGATGCACCCTGGCCTAAGGTCGATGAGGCCGCTCTGGTGCAGGACGAGATCGAACTGATGCTGCAAATCGGCGGCAAGCTGCGCGGATCCATCAAGGTGCCGGCCGGCGCCGACAAGGCGGCTATCGAGGCCGCGGCCCTGGCCACCGAGGAGTACGCCAAGTTCAGCAATGGCGCGGCGCCGAAGAAGGTCGTGATCGTGCCGGGCCGTCTCGTCAACCTCGTTCTGTGA
- a CDS encoding ExbD/TolR family protein produces MANFGRIERRPSARPMSDINMTPLIDVMLVLLVIFMVAAPLMSAALKLDLPAAQAAQTLQPQAQALRIALDARGALFWNDEALDTAALKPKLKALAARQPEAEIQLSIDQAVPYGRVAELLDLLQTAQLTRLAFVTATPASAPR; encoded by the coding sequence ATGGCTAACTTCGGCCGCATCGAGCGCCGACCCTCGGCGCGCCCGATGAGCGACATCAATATGACGCCGCTGATCGATGTGATGCTGGTGCTGCTGGTGATCTTCATGGTGGCCGCGCCCTTGATGTCGGCCGCGCTCAAGCTGGACCTGCCGGCGGCCCAGGCGGCGCAGACGCTGCAGCCTCAGGCCCAGGCATTGCGCATTGCGTTGGACGCGCGTGGCGCCCTGTTCTGGAACGACGAAGCCCTGGATACGGCGGCGCTCAAGCCCAAGCTCAAGGCTTTGGCCGCGCGCCAGCCTGAGGCCGAGATTCAGCTCTCCATCGATCAGGCCGTGCCCTATGGCCGCGTGGCCGAGCTGTTGGATTTGCTGCAGACGGCGCAGCTGACGCGCCTGGCCTTCGTGACCGCGACGCCAGCCTCCGCCCCCCGTTAA
- a CDS encoding MotA/TolQ/ExbB proton channel family protein, with product MDFWAHADALVRGLGLLLLLMSVCSWTLILWKAAHLRRVRRLLAQALGVFWAAPNWTSGRAQVEALDRDGLLLALIDAGQAPVAAGSLGEGAAKESRLTRQLRDALHRVMARLQLGQVWLASTGATAPFVGLLGTVWGIYLALQGLGQGGAVSIERLAGPVGEALVMTAAGLVVAIPAVLAYNVFGKQVEALEADLEGFAHDLREWLREHG from the coding sequence ATGGACTTTTGGGCCCATGCCGATGCCCTGGTGCGGGGGCTGGGTCTGTTGCTGCTCCTGATGTCGGTCTGCAGCTGGACTCTGATCTTGTGGAAGGCGGCCCATTTGCGCCGCGTGCGGCGGCTGTTGGCCCAAGCCCTGGGTGTGTTCTGGGCGGCGCCGAATTGGACGAGCGGCCGCGCGCAGGTTGAGGCCCTGGATCGTGATGGCCTGCTGCTGGCCCTGATCGACGCCGGGCAGGCGCCGGTGGCGGCGGGTTCGCTGGGCGAAGGGGCGGCGAAGGAGTCCCGCCTGACGCGCCAGTTGCGCGATGCCTTGCATCGGGTGATGGCCCGCCTGCAGCTCGGTCAGGTCTGGCTGGCTTCCACCGGCGCCACTGCGCCCTTTGTGGGCCTGTTGGGCACGGTCTGGGGCATCTATCTGGCCCTGCAGGGGCTGGGGCAGGGTGGGGCGGTCAGCATCGAGCGCTTGGCCGGTCCGGTGGGCGAGGCCCTGGTGATGACGGCCGCCGGGCTGGTGGTCGCCATTCCTGCGGTGCTGGCCTACAACGTGTTTGGCAAGCAGGTCGAGGCCCTGGAGGCCGATCTGGAAGGCTTTGCCCACGACCTGCGCGAGTGGTTGCGCGAGCATGGCTAA
- the dapB gene encoding 4-hydroxy-tetrahydrodipicolinate reductase, with translation MSDPTPLKIALAGASGRMGRMLVEQVLQAPDLQLAGALVHAGSDSLGLDAGAFKGLRTGVPMSSDPDLALGAAQVLIDYSRVEASLALLQRAVARGLPIVIGTTGFSAEQRAQMQVAGQLIPVLWAPNTSVGVNVVMDLLRQAALRLGAEYDVEIVEAHHRHKVDAPSGTALQMGEVIAQARGQALAEVATLSREGHTGARERGRIGFATVRGGDIVGDHTVMFCGEGERIEIAHKSSSRLHYAQGALLAARWLARQPAGFYSMADALGLT, from the coding sequence CCAGGCGCCTGATCTGCAGTTGGCCGGAGCCCTGGTCCATGCCGGATCGGACAGCCTGGGCCTGGACGCCGGTGCATTCAAGGGCCTCCGCACTGGGGTGCCGATGAGCAGCGACCCGGACCTCGCGCTGGGTGCGGCCCAGGTTCTGATTGACTATTCCCGCGTCGAAGCCAGTCTGGCCCTGTTGCAAAGGGCCGTCGCGCGTGGCCTGCCAATCGTGATTGGCACCACAGGCTTCAGCGCCGAACAGCGCGCGCAAATGCAGGTTGCCGGCCAATTGATTCCGGTGCTGTGGGCGCCCAACACCAGCGTGGGTGTCAATGTGGTGATGGATCTGCTGCGCCAGGCCGCGCTACGCCTCGGGGCGGAGTACGACGTTGAAATCGTCGAAGCCCACCATCGCCACAAGGTGGATGCCCCCAGTGGCACTGCGCTGCAGATGGGCGAAGTGATTGCGCAGGCGCGTGGACAGGCTCTTGCTGAAGTGGCCACGTTGAGCCGCGAGGGCCACACCGGCGCTCGGGAGCGCGGCCGCATCGGCTTTGCCACCGTGCGCGGCGGCGACATCGTCGGCGACCACACGGTGATGTTCTGTGGCGAAGGCGAGCGCATCGAGATCGCGCACAAGTCCAGCAGCCGCCTGCACTACGCGCAGGGCGCCCTGCTGGCGGCGCGCTGGTTGGCCCGGCAGCCGGCCGGCTTTTATTCCATGGCCGATGCGTTGGGGCTGACATGA